The following proteins come from a genomic window of Corallococcus sp. NCRR:
- the hemW gene encoding radical SAM family heme chaperone HemW, whose product MSFAAPTDPLTGMQAARFGLYLHFPYCLAKCPYCDFAVAVARQVPEERYANAVLAELDARLSADPSLRTKPLESLFLGGGTPSLWHPRYVARVLEGIAARMSLAPGLEISLEGNPERADAERFAGYRAAGINRLSLGVQSFQPQTLKALGRAHDAAMVEGAVAAARQADFPVVALDFIYGVHGQTVAQVEADARRAVALSPEHLSTYALTVEREVLAESTPLSKQLDRGELFLPEDDEVVAMARTVRDVYGAHGLTRYEVSNHAREGFSSRHNALYWTGGEYLALGVGATGMLLSPTAHRYVNLRSPEAYLRTVEEGRLPEASREDLGPEELFAERLSMGLRLVSGVDWEAVCERYGQPVEPRRAEVERLVAHGFATRHGRRLALTERGADVHSAVCARLL is encoded by the coding sequence ATGTCCTTCGCCGCGCCCACCGACCCGTTGACGGGCATGCAGGCAGCCCGCTTTGGGCTGTATCTGCACTTCCCGTACTGCCTGGCCAAGTGCCCCTACTGCGACTTCGCGGTGGCGGTGGCGCGCCAGGTGCCGGAGGAGCGCTACGCGAACGCGGTGCTGGCGGAGCTGGACGCGCGCCTGTCCGCCGACCCGTCGCTGCGCACGAAGCCGCTGGAGTCCCTCTTCCTGGGCGGCGGCACGCCGTCCCTGTGGCACCCCCGCTACGTGGCGCGCGTGCTGGAGGGCATCGCCGCGCGCATGTCGCTCGCCCCCGGCCTGGAAATCTCCCTGGAGGGCAACCCGGAGCGCGCGGACGCGGAGCGCTTCGCCGGCTACCGCGCCGCGGGCATCAACCGGCTGTCCCTGGGCGTGCAGTCCTTCCAGCCGCAGACGCTGAAGGCGCTGGGCCGCGCGCACGACGCGGCCATGGTGGAGGGCGCGGTGGCGGCGGCGCGCCAGGCGGACTTCCCCGTGGTGGCGCTGGACTTCATCTACGGCGTGCACGGCCAGACGGTGGCGCAGGTGGAGGCGGACGCACGCCGCGCGGTGGCGCTCTCGCCGGAGCACCTGTCCACCTACGCGCTGACGGTGGAGCGCGAGGTGCTGGCGGAGTCCACGCCGCTGTCCAAGCAGCTGGACCGGGGCGAGCTCTTCCTGCCGGAGGACGACGAGGTGGTGGCCATGGCCCGCACGGTGCGCGACGTGTACGGCGCGCACGGCCTCACCCGCTACGAGGTCTCCAACCACGCGCGCGAAGGCTTCAGCTCCCGGCACAACGCGCTCTACTGGACCGGCGGCGAGTACCTGGCGCTGGGCGTGGGCGCCACCGGCATGCTGCTGTCCCCCACGGCCCACCGCTACGTGAACCTGCGGAGCCCGGAGGCCTACCTGCGCACGGTGGAGGAGGGGAGGCTGCCGGAGGCGAGCCGCGAGGACCTGGGCCCCGAGGAGCTCTTCGCCGAGCGGCTGAGCATGGGCCTGCGCCTGGTGTCGGGGGTGGACTGGGAGGCCGTCTGTGAGCGATACGGCCAGCCCGTGGAGCCCCGGCGCGCGGAGGTGGAGCGGCTGGTGGCCCACGGCTTCGCCACGCGTCACGGCCGCAGGCTGGCCCTGACGGAGCGGGGGGCGGACGTGCACAGCGCCGTCTGCGCGCGGCTGTTGTAG
- a CDS encoding tetratricopeptide repeat protein, translated as MTKWFLWMGLTMLTGSPLLSLGLLAVLLFAADRFTLQVLPSPMRIFKRWQRAGELAGTILTNTHDRRARAELADIRLGQKRYQEAVDLLRPNLDAGDDDVDTLYLLGVAYLGAGDAPRGELLLTEAERLDADYRQGAIDLERGRFRLQRGDFKGAREALERFLQVRQGSVEGRVLLSRALDKEGLDVEAKDARDAAWREYSVAPRFQKRRDRWWAWRARPSRPLTYAAVALVLMGVGAYLTRYLPTHDTYAPYGRYEDAPYAADDMGGDDAE; from the coding sequence CTGACCAAGTGGTTCTTGTGGATGGGCCTCACGATGCTGACGGGCAGCCCGCTGCTGTCCCTGGGGCTGCTGGCCGTGCTGCTGTTCGCGGCGGACCGGTTCACGTTGCAGGTGCTGCCCAGCCCCATGCGCATCTTCAAGCGCTGGCAGCGCGCGGGGGAGCTCGCGGGCACCATCCTCACCAACACCCACGACCGCCGCGCCCGCGCGGAGCTGGCGGACATCCGCCTGGGCCAGAAGCGCTACCAGGAGGCGGTGGACCTGCTGCGCCCCAACCTGGATGCGGGCGACGACGACGTGGACACCCTCTACCTCCTGGGCGTGGCCTACCTGGGCGCGGGCGATGCTCCCCGGGGCGAGCTGCTGCTCACCGAGGCCGAGCGCCTGGACGCCGACTACCGCCAGGGCGCCATCGACCTGGAGCGCGGCCGCTTCCGCCTCCAGCGCGGCGACTTCAAGGGCGCGCGCGAGGCCCTGGAGCGCTTCCTCCAGGTGCGTCAGGGCTCCGTGGAGGGGCGCGTGCTCCTGTCGCGCGCGCTGGACAAGGAGGGCCTGGACGTGGAGGCGAAGGACGCCCGCGACGCCGCCTGGCGCGAGTACTCCGTCGCCCCGCGCTTCCAGAAGCGCCGCGACCGCTGGTGGGCCTGGCGCGCCCGTCCGTCCCGCCCGCTGACGTACGCCGCCGTGGCCCTGGTGCTGATGGGCGTGGGGGCGTACCTGACCCGCTACCTGCCCACGCACGACACGTACGCCCCCTACGGCCGCTACGAGG